A DNA window from Camelina sativa cultivar DH55 chromosome 13, Cs, whole genome shotgun sequence contains the following coding sequences:
- the LOC104735553 gene encoding cystathionine gamma-synthase 1, chloroplastic-like isoform X1, translating into MAFHCSVNLRIRSPPLQPSSFTGNSPINLRFPPCQLLSSKARRRNCSNIGAAQIFAARWSNNPGSGLASAPAASSLSEEVLVDEEVKEIVELEEDFKLSFLKSDGSLTIHAGERLGRGIVTDAITTPIVNTTGFVFKKTADVLDFKEKRVVRHEYGRYGNPTTMILEKKISALEGAESTLVMASGMCATTVMLFALVPPNGHIVTSTDCYRKTKIFMETFLPKLGITVIVIDPADTPGLEDAVNKHEVSLFFTESPTNPFLRCVDIELVSKICHKRGTLVCIDGTFATPLNQKPLALGADLVVHSATKYIGGHNDVLGGCVSGLMELVSEVRNLHHVLGGTLNPNAAYLLIRGMKTMHLRVQQQNSTALRMAQILETHPKVRRVYYPGLPSHPDHHIAKRQMTGFGGVVTFEIAGDLGSTINFVDSLKIPYIATSFGGCESLVDQPAISSYWDLPQEERPKHGIKDNLVRFSFGVEDFDDVKADILHALEVILPPPSEKISTMHGLNFKVNKRCCLDSKV; encoded by the exons atggCGTTTCATTGTTCCGTTAACCTACGAATACGATCACCTCCTCTTCAACCTTCGTCTTTCACCGGAAATTCACCAATCAATTTGAGGTTCCCGCCTTGTCAGCTACTGAGCAGTAAGGCTCGTCGTCGAAACTGCAGCAACATTGGTGCAGCTCAGATCTTCGCGGCTAGGTGGTCCAACAATCCTGGCTCTGGTTTAGCCTCTGCCCCTGCGGCATCGTCCCTCAGTGAGGAGGTTTTGGTGGATGAAGAGGTTAAAGAGATAGTAGAATTGGAGGAGGATTTCAAACTCTCCTTCTTGAAATCAGATGGGAGCTTAACTATTCATGctg GTGAAAGATTAGGTCGTGGTATAGTGACGGATGCGATCACGACCCCTATTGTCAACACAACTGGCTTTGTCTTCAAGAAAACTGCTGATGTTCTTGACTTCAAG gAGAAACGAGTTGTTCGTCATGAGTATGGTCGTTATGGAAATCCAACGACAATGATActtgagaagaagataag TGCACTTGAGGGAGCTGAATCAACCTTGGTTATGGCTTCTGGGATGTGTGCAACTACGGTTATGCTTTTTGCATTAGTTCCTCCAAATGGGCATATTGTGACTAGTACAGATTGTTACCGGAAGACAAAGATTTTCATGGAGACTTTTCTTCCCAAGTTGGGAATCACT GTGATTGTAATTGATCCTGCTGATACCCCGGGGCTTGAAGATGCGGTGAATAAGCATGAG GTTTCGCTGTTCTTTACCGAGTCTCCAACAAACCCGTTTCTTCGATGTGTGGACATTGAGTTAGTTTCAAAAATCTGTCACAAAAGAGGAACTCTTGTTTGTATAGACGGCACCTTTGCAACACCTTTGAATCAGAAACCACTTGCTCTTG GTGCTGATCTTGTTGTGCACTCTGCTACAAAATACATTGGAGGCCACAACGAT GTTCTTGGTGGATGCGTTagtggtttaatggaattggtTTCTGAGGTTCGCAATTTGCATCATGTTTTGGGAGGCACACTTAATCCG AACGCGGCATATTTACTCATCCGAGGCATGAAGACAATGCATCTTCGCGTACAACAGCAGAATTCAACCGCTTTGAGGATGGCCCAAATTTTAGAAACACATCCCAAG GTGCGTCGTGTTTATTATCCAGGCCTTCCTAGTCATCCGGACCATCACATAGCCAAGCGACAAATGACTGGCTTTGGTGGTGTGGTCACTTTCGAG ATTGCTGGAGATCTCGGGAGTACAATAAACTTCGTCGATTCTTTGAAGATCCCTTACATTGCAACATCATTTGGTGGATGCGAGAGCCTTGTGGACCAACCTGCCATATCGTCCTACTG GGATTTACCGCAAGAGGAGAGGCCCAAACATGGAATCAAAGACAACTTAGTTCGCTTCAGCTTTGGTGTTGAAGACTTTGATGACGTCAAGGCTGACATTCTTCATGCTCTTGAAGTGATCTTGCCACCACCATCTGAAAAGATCTCAACTATgcatggtttaaactttaaagtaaaCAAACGGTGCTGCTTAgactctaaagtctaa
- the LOC104735555 gene encoding pentatricopeptide repeat-containing protein At5g15340, mitochondrial-like translates to MKCFFLPYQKVRILLRQCAQRSFLRPGKELHAAVTTSGLKKAPKSYLSNALFQFYSASGELAAAHKLFDEIPLSEKDNVDWTTLLSSFSRYGFLVDSMKLFVEMRRQRVEIDDVSVVCLFGVCSKSEDVKFGEQAHGAVVKMGFLTSVKVCNALMDMYGKCGFVSAVKRIFEVLEEKSVVSWTVVLDTVVKWEGLERGREVFDEMPERNAVAWTVMVAGYLEAGFTREVLELLADMVYRCGNGLNFVTLCSMLSACAQSGNLVIGRWVHVYALKKAMIMGEEVSYDDVVVGTALIDMYAKCGNIDSSMKVFRLMRKRNVVTWNALFSGLAMHGKGRMVIDMFPEMVREVKPDDLTFTAVLSACSHSGMVEEGWRCFHSIRLYNLEPKVEHYACMVDLLGRAGRIEEAEILMREMPVPPNEVVLGSLLGSCSVHGKLDIAERIKQELVQMSPGNTEYQILMSNMYVAEGRSDIADGLRGSLRNRGIRKIPGLSSIYVNDSVHRFSSGDRSHPRTKEIYLKLNEVIERIKSAGYVPDLSGLVSHSEGNLEEKEQALCCHSEKLAVCFGLLETKPRTPLIVFKNLRICRDCHSAMKIVSKVYDREIIIRDRNRFHQFKGGSCSCSEYW, encoded by the coding sequence CTTACCCTACCAAAAAGTTCGTATCCTTCTGCGGCAATGTGCTCAACGCTCGTTTCTACGACCCGGCAAGGAATTGCACGCCGCTGTAACCACTTCAGGATTGAAGAAAGCTCCGAAGTCGTACCTTAGCAATGCGCTATTTCAGTTTTATTCGGCTTCCGGTGAATTGGCTGCTGCCCATAAACTGTTCGACGAAATTCCTCTGTCAGAAAAAGATAACGTGGATTGGACAACTTTGTTATCCTCTTTTTCTCGGTATGGATTCTTGGTTGATTCGATGAAGCTCTTCGTTGAAATGAGAAGGCAAAGAGTAGAGATTGATGATGTTTCTGTGGTTTGCTTGTTTGGCGTGTGTTCTAAGTCAGAAGATGTGAAGTTCGGTGAACAAGCACATGGGGCTGTTGTAAAGATGGGTTTTTTGACTAGTGTAAAAGTTTGTAATGCCTTGATGGATATGTATGGGAAATGTGGGTTTGTAAGTGCAGTCAAACGCATTTTCGAAGTGTTAGAGGAGAAGAGTGTTGTTTCATGGACGGTGGTTTTGGACACAGTTGTCAAATGGGAAGGGttagagagaggaagagaggttTTTGACGAAATGCCTGAGAGAAACGCTGTTGCTTGGACTGTTATGGTTGCTGGGTATTTGGAAGCTGGGTTTACGAGGGAAGTATTGGAGCTTCTGGCGGATATGGTGTATAGATGTGGAAATGGTTTGAACTTCGTCACACTTTGCTCAATGCTATCAGCTTGTGCGCAATCGGGAAATCTGGTCATTGGTAGATGGGTTCATGTGTATGCATTGAAGAAGGCAATGATTATGGGGGAGGAAGTAAGTTATGATGATGTGGTGGTGGGAACGGCATTGATTGATATGTATGCTAAATGCGGAAACATAGATTCTTCCATGAAAGTCTTCAGATTGATGCGTAAGAGGAATGTGGTGACATGGAACGCCCTGTTTAGCGGATTAGCAATGCATGGGAAAGGTAGAATGGTGATTGACATGTTCCCAGAGATGGTAAGAGAGGTGAAGCCAGATGACTTAACTTTTACTGCTGTCTTAAGTGCTTGCAGCCACTCGGGGATGGTGGAAGAAGGGTGGCGATGTTTCCACAGTATCCGGCTCTATAATTTGGAACCTAAGGTTGAGCATTATGCATGTATGGTAGATCTTTTGGGCCGAGCTGGTCGTATTGAAGAAGCAGAGATCTTGATGAGGGAAATGCCAGTGCCTCCGAATGAAGTTGTCCTTGGTTCACTTCTAGGCTCGTGTAGTGTCCACGGAAAGCTGGATATAGCCGAACGAATTAAACAAGAGCTTGTTCAGATGAGCCCAGGCAACACAGAATACCAAATACTTATGTCCAACATGTATGTTGCAGAAGGAAGGAGTGACATTGCAGATGGGTTAAGGGGGAGTTTGAGAAACCGAGGCATCAGAAAAATACCTGGGTTGAGTTCCATTTACGTTAATGACTCAGTACATCGGTTTAGTTCAGGAGATAGATCACACCCGAGAACGAAAGAGATATACTTGAAGTTGAATGAAGTGATTGAACGGATAAAATCAGCTGGTTATGTCCCTGATCTCTCTGGCCTGGTTTCTCATTCAGAGGGCAACTTGGAGGAAAAAGAGCAAGCCTTGTGCTGTCACAGTGAGAAATTGGCCGTCTGTTTTGGGCTTCTGGAAACAAAACCGAGGACGCCTCTTATTGTCTTCAAGAATCTGAGGATATGTCGGGATTGTCATTCGGCAATGAAGATTGTCTCAAAGGTCTATGACCGAGAAATCATCATTAGAGATAGAAATAGATTTCATCAGTTCAAGGGAGGTTCTTGCTCTTGTTCCGAGTATTGGTGA
- the LOC104735553 gene encoding uncharacterized protein LOC104735553 isoform X2: protein MTLPPGLYSGTSSLALVARASAFGLGLVYGNMKLKVLKIKSMSQKKVEATAHH, encoded by the exons ATGACGCTACCTCCAGGACTCTACTCCGGCACCAGCTCCCTTGCTCTG GTGGCTCGTGCTTCGGCTTTTGGTTTGGGTCTCGTCTATGGGAACATGAAGCTCAAGGTCTTGAAG ATCAAATCGATGTCACAGAAGAAGGTTGAAGCCACTGCTCATCATTAA
- the LOC104735554 gene encoding SPX domain-containing protein 4, producing the protein MKFGKEFRTHLEETLPEWRDKFLCYKPLKKLLKYYPDFPPSASDSHLFDSSSRPVFADTTNISSADHDHDHDDDVLVLPAGVRPTEDLQGSFVRILNEELEKFNDFYVDKEEDFVIRLQELKERIELVKEKNSRNGEFASESEFSEEMMGIRRDLVTIHGEMVLLKNYSSLNFAGLVKILKKYDKRTGGLLRLPFTQFVLHQPFFTTEPLTRLVRECEANLELLFPSEAEVVESSSTAQAQSSSHQNHSPRISAETSSTLGDENLDIYKSTLAAMRAIKGLQKASSTYNPLSFSSLLQNEDDETVTAENSPNSGNKDDSEKEDTGPSH; encoded by the exons ATGAAATTCGGGAAAGAGTTTCGTACTCACCTCGAAGAGACATTACCGGAGTGGAGAGACAAGTTCCTTTGCTATAAGCCTTTGAAAAAGCTTCTCAAATATTACCCCGATTTCCCTCCCTCTGCTTCTGATTCCCATCTCTTCGATTCGTCCTCCCGCCCCGTCTTTGCTGATACTACTAACATCTCTTCCgctgaccacgaccacgaccacgacgaCGACGTTCTGGTTCTTCCCGCCGGCGTCAGGCCTACCGAGGATCTCCAGGGCTCGTTTGTCAGGATTCTCAACGAGGAGCTTGagaaatttaatgatttttacgTCGATAAGGAAGAAGATTTCGTTATCAGattacag GAGCTCAAGGAAAGAATCGAGCTAGTTAAGGAGAAGAACAGTAGGAATGGGGAATTCGCTTCAGAAAGCGAGTTTAGCGAAGAAATGATGGGTATTCGCAGAGACCTTGTTACCATTCATGGCGAGATGGTCCTCTTAAAAAACTACAGCTCTCTTAATTTTGCAG GACTTGTCAAAATCTTGAAGAAGTATGATAAAAGAACTGGTGGACTTCTACGTTTGCCTTTCACACAGTTTGTTCTCCATCAACCCTTCTTTACTACTGAGCCACTTACTAGGTTAGTCCGTGAATGTGAGGCCAATCTTGAGCTTCTCTTTCCTTCTGAAGCAGAAGTTGTTGAGTCCTCCAGCACAGCGCAAGCACAATCAAGCTCACATCAGAACCACTCCCCAAGAATCTCTGCCGAGACTTCCTCAACTCTCGGCGATGAAAATCTTGATATATATAAGAGTACACTCGCTGCTATGAGAGCTATAAAAGGTTTACAAAAGGCTAGCTCCACTTACAACCCATTATCAttctcatctcttcttcagAACGAGGATGATGAGACTGTAACAGCTGAAAACTCTCCAAACTCTGGGAACAAAGATGATTCAGAGAAGGAAGATACTGGACCTTCCCACTGA